The sequence AATGTCTTGTGAAATATCTTCTCAATAAATAATTACTTAAAATTGagatataaaaattatatccatgtatcatttcattttttttttttcacaatttttgaaatgACTTATTATGGTTGgtgcattttaaaaatgtattagTGGAACTAAATTGAGAGTGATGTTGTTAGGCCATGTAACACTTGTAAAAATATGTTGTGCAAAATATATCCTCTTAGCTCTTGCATTGCATGCATCATGTGAGAGAGAAAGGTTAACAACTCATCAAAACttaaaagatcaaaaaataTTCTATGAGATTTAAAGTGAATTATTAATCTCAACCTCAGCTTATTCCTTAAATAGTCTACTTAGAAATAAGCTTATTTTCACACCTAACTTCACAATCTACTAACTTAAACAGTCTATCCATGAACACACTTATTTTCACATCTAATTTCACAATTTACTGACTTATATGATTGTAAGTGATTGACAAAAAGTAATAGATCCATATAATAAGTAATGAGTATCTATTACTCAcaataaattgtgaaatttggtATGTGACTAAGTAGCTTTCTAGATTTACTCGCCCTAAATAGATAgttacatacatacatatatatatatatatatatagggactCAATTCCTAGATTTATTCGCCATAAATAGACAATTAcacatttatataaatataggaTTGGTCCGtacttaaaaaggaaaattaaatgaataatttaaaGAACACAgtcaatttcataataatacCAGAAGTGATGTGCAATTGTGAGTAGTGTTTATGCCCACCTCCGATTTACATGAACCTATTAATTTTTGTGATCACTCGCCGTTACATAAGTCAAAAGCGGTAAATTTTGGTGTGAAAAATGGTTGTCCATAGTATTAAGGGGACCCAAACTCCTAAATTCATAACGTTGACCTACTCCTAGggatatataaaatataatatattcctCTCGGACGTTCACAAATTCTAAAGGAAGTAGCGGCTCGCGAACTCAACGGGCTGATCTGATTGAGTGATTGTGTTTCATTCCAGGTTCGTGAACCAACAATATCTCtggctctttttttctttctttgtccCCTACAGTCATGTCCTCCGAATCCAAATCTCAAACCCCCTCCTCTGCAATCATACCACCACAGCCAGGGGAATGTGAAAACTCATCGAAGGCCATGAGCAAGAAGGCAGACCAAAAAGAAGCCTCCCCCGCACGCAAGGCTAAGCAACAGAAGGTGATAATACCAAACAAAGACGGTGAAAATCTCGTGGGGTTATTGCATGAAACTGGGTCGAAAGAGATTGTGATATTGTGCCATGGTTTCCTATGCACAAAGGAGAACAACACCATAAAGAAGCTAGCTCTTGCTTTGGAAAATGATGGGATAAGTGCCTTTCGCTTCGATTTTGCTGGTAATGGAAAGAGCCAAGGATCTTTACGCTATGGTAGGTATTTGGGAGAGGTTGAAGATTTACGTGCTGTGATTGAATACATTGGTGGAGTAGCAAATCGAGCTGTGAGTGCCATTATTGGTCATAGTAAAGGGGGTGATGTGGTTCTATTGTATGCTTCTAAGTACCATGATGTTCATACAGTTGTGAATATCTCTGGTCGTTTTGAGCTGATGAGAGGGGTTGAGTTTCATTTGGGTAAAGACTACATGGAAATGATAGAGAAAGAGGGGTTCATTGatgttaagaacaaaaaaacaGGGAGTGTTGTTTATCGAGTGACTAGAGAAAGTTTGGTGGAGTGTCAAGGTACAAATATGGGCGAAGTGGGTTCTGGGATTGAGAAGGAATGTAAGGTCTTGACGGTGCATGGATCCGCTGACAATATCGTCCCTGTTGAAGATGCACTGGAGTTTGCAAAGGTTATAGCTAATCACGAGTTGCATATAATGGAAGGTGCAGAACATGGGTACACAGCACAGCAGACCGAGTTAGCCACAGTTGTGTTGGATTTTGTAGGGAGGGCAACGCAGCAAGATTGTGATACAAACAACTAAACATGATCAGAAGgattttttagaagattttaaTTTTCGTTGTTGTCATTGTCTCGGTTATTATTACACTTTTGTCTTGAATATTATTCCGATACCAAATTACTGTTTACTTTACCTTTGTCTATAATCATGCAGTTATGATGATTAAGGAGGACAGTCTCCACATCTCATTGCAAGAAAAACGATTGCGTAGAATTATCTGAAATATCAGTTTCTTATCTGTACTTGCTTAAGTAAACTGGCAATCATCTCATTATGCTCTGTTGAAGATTCTTAGTAAAATATTTGACAACATAAATGTACCATAGAAAGGAAAATAGCAGCAAAGCTGGCTGCTATGAAATTCATATAAATGCATCTGCAGATCTTTTGTCTAGTAGTTTgaataaaaaaacctaattcaAAGGCATAGGCCAGTCCTGTTAAGGCTCAAAATCTTCACATTTCAACGATCATTGATCAATCGTCAGTACCAAAATAACGATCACCAAACTCACCCAAACCTGGTATGACACGGTATTCTTCATTCAGAGAAGCATCAATCTCAGAGGTGACAATTTTCAAGGATGGGAACATTTTGCTAACACACTGAATTCCCTCAGGGGCCTGAAGTCAACATAACGCAGTATAAGTTGGTGTATATGGACATTGTAATAAAATGAGTAATTAATTTGCAAACAGCAAGGAAATGACTTACAGAGATGAGGTTTAGAAATATAATGTGGGATTCTGGTACACCTTTCTGTATGAGTAGTTCAATTGCTTGGTTAGCAGAATTCCCTAGAAAGGCAACAAGATAGATTTCTAATCATCAGCATGCAAGCATGGCTATTAAGCAATGAATGTACTGTACTCCAcactatttataaaattatatgcaCATCCACAAATATTCAATTACTCCATTGGACAGCTTAACAGCTCTGCATATGCATAAAAAAAGTCTATGATATAGAACAGTTAACAAGTACAGAACGCAGCAAGGAAAGATAGGAGGCAAATACACCAGTTAagcatgaaccaaaaaaaaataaaaataaaaacataaactgCCAGACATTGGATGTAAGGCTCAAAAGAAATTCATTTAACGAGAGTAGGATGTGCAGGCAACACAAGGCGAAGCTGTATAAACGCATGAAGATGGAACAGAGCAAATGATCAAACTTTGTAAGCagaattgtttttctttctttaaaatttatgaaatctCCTTCTCCCCTTCCCTTCTCACATATACCATCTCCTATTCAATAAATAATCTTTTATCCAAAGTGAAAAGGAAATGGAAACAAGAATGACAAATAGTTTTAAGAAATGCACTTCTGTTGGCCTATTCTTACATGATGCAGAATTGGCAGATATCAAGTAAAGGAAAGGACATTAGATTTTTACGGGAATCAAACAAGTACCTGTAGCAAGAACCGGATCTAGAAGCAGGACATGCCGTTCAGATATATCCTTGGGAAGCTTCTCATATATAAGCTGCTTAAAGCGAGGTAGCAAATCTActgttaaaattaattatatccAATTCTTAAAGAATAGAAAGAATGGCTCTAGTTCAAAAGCAAATTATTTCTTCtagaaaataaaacacaattacCTGCTTGCCATTATCTCCATCGCgatgaattaaaatttttccaatttttattcCTTTACAGCATGCGCGCAAGGCATTTTCCATGCTTTCACCACTATTACATAACAAACAAGAAAAGATCTTAGAATTATAAAAAGAAGTCACAATACTGCAAGACAAGTTTCCCATGTTGACGGGCTAATGAGAATCTGAGATTTTCCATGTTTACAGTATAAGATGGATACTCGGACACAAGGCATGTCTTGAATATACAAGACTCATTactagaaaactaaaaaatgccAAAATCAATACCTGAGCCAAAGCTCACCTTCGAACGATGGAAACCCCACACAATTTCTTGCAAAAGTCAACCCCAGTATATACCGATGCTGAAACAGAAGAATAACAATACTTCAGAGAAATTCCCCTTTTTTTCTGATGAATAACAAAGAAGTTTATTAAACAAAACACAAATTCAAGTAGTCAAGTACACATGTAATGTACAAGAGAAATGATAAAAATACTCTGAGAACTCTAGCTCACACAAAAACAGATCTCAGAAGTAAAAGTTTAAGCTGAGTCAAAGGAGTTTTAATTCCCTAGAATATCCTAGCATTAAGATCTCTCCAATACCCCACATCAAACAAAGGATAGCTTTCCACACCTCTAGCATTTGATGCTTCTTGTAACTGCCTCTTCAACAAGTCAACATCTCCTTCAGAGACTTAGGCCTCACCCATGGGACATGGTTCTCAAGTTTAAGCTCAGTCAAAGGAGTTTCAATTCCCTAGAACATCCTAGCTTTACGCTCTCTCCATTTACCCCACATCAAACAGAGCAGGAAGGCTTTCCACACCTCTAGCATTTGATGCTTCTTGTAACTGCCAACAAGTCAACATTTCTCTAGCAATGTTGCAATGCAAAAAGTGTGCCAGCACAGACATGGTTCTCAagattttttagtttaatatatTAACCATATATGTTAATCTATATTTAAGAATAGGTTTGCATGCAAAAGAATCATGGATTGTAAAATGGTCATGAAATGATAACTACATAATAAGTTTATGGACAGAAATAATTTACACTCTCCTGATTGTAAACAATgctaagaaaaatcaaatctttaaTAAGTGCTTAAACAAGTTGGGACACAGGCAGATATGAGCGCTTGTCCTCAAGCAACCAACATGCTTTACTATTATGAGAATTATACAAAAATCATAGATTTAGGAATTTACTTCTTGTGTACTTGGGTTGTTCCCCCCATAGTGTCTTCTAATGAATCTACTAATTAAAAGAAGTTTACGGGTTAAAACAATTTGAGAAAATTGAACAACCAGTTAACACACCTGTTGGAGTAACTACTTGCTTCTCAGTGAATGGCAGATGGCCAAGGCCATGCTCCACAacctgaaaaataaaatcaacattAAGCGGTTGCATTATGCATGTTATAAGACACAGGGTACTGAAACTCATGTCAATTATGAGCTTCAGCTAAGCCATGCAGCAGAAAGTACCAGACGAATAAGTCGATCTGAATAAAATACAAAGTCATGCTTCGATATTTCCCGGTCTCTAATCAGCGTATGCATACCCCTTATCTGCAACAAGGGTCACACATATGAGTAAACAATGACTGAATTGCATATCAGAGTGCAGGTGTATGGTAGAAATCCTACAAAATCTTAATATTCAACCATAGTTGTGTTATTGCCATTGCCTGTTATTTGTTTAAAATCGGTTGATGTCCACGACACAGTTGCTGGAGAGATTATCTAGTCCTCAGAGAATACCACATGGTATGCATAATAAAGTACGCCATTCTAAAACTAACAGGCATGGAATCAACCATAAGGCGTAATGATACTATAATATGAGGGTAAGGGATTGGTTATCCACTTTTTTCTGTTTTAGTGACAGTATGCCAAGTCAATCATTCACACCATCTGACCTCTATCTCTGGTAATTCTTTgctaaaactcaattttttttgcttttccattcaaatatttataaattaaaaaataaaaaaaataaaaaataaaaaaaaaccctccattTGGTAATTACCTGGGGCAGGTCACATGCCGCATGGTGACTTGTTTGACTATTTATctaacatactttttttttttaaaagtaatttatCTAACATATTTTCAATATGTTCAAACTACTAAACACCAAATTTAACCTCATCTAATGCCGCTTTTGTATCTATTCTACTTCACCAATCATTATTGACTATAATTTGAGGCTATGAACCATCAATGGAACAGGAATTGTATTGTGCTTAGAATAGAGAAGTCTAGGCAATGCCCATCAAACTTTCTTTTGTCCGTAATACAAAATATTTCTGAAGAGAAATTTCAAAGGTACAAAAacataataagtt is a genomic window of Quercus lobata isolate SW786 chromosome 2, ValleyOak3.0 Primary Assembly, whole genome shotgun sequence containing:
- the LOC115976456 gene encoding uncharacterized protein LOC115976456, with the protein product MSSESKSQTPSSAIIPPQPGECENSSKAMSKKADQKEASPARKAKQQKVIIPNKDGENLVGLLHETGSKEIVILCHGFLCTKENNTIKKLALALENDGISAFRFDFAGNGKSQGSLRYGRYLGEVEDLRAVIEYIGGVANRAVSAIIGHSKGGDVVLLYASKYHDVHTVVNISGRFELMRGVEFHLGKDYMEMIEKEGFIDVKNKKTGSVVYRVTRESLVECQGTNMGEVGSGIEKECKVLTVHGSADNIVPVEDALEFAKVIANHELHIMEGAEHGYTAQQTELATVVLDFVGRATQQDCDTNN